GCCTCGCCCGCGCGGATGCGCTCCTTGATGTCCTCGACGGCCTCGCGGAAGTCCTCGCCGCCCCACAGGGCGGTGTACTCGGGGAGTTCGGAGGGCGGGAGGACGGCGGGCGGCTGGGCCACCGGGCGGGTCAGGTCCGCCTGCATGGCGTCCAGGCGGGCCACGGCGTCCGTGTAGGCCTCGTCGACGCCGGTGTCGAGGTCGTTGTGGTTGATCGCGTTGGCGATCAGCAGGACCGAGCCCTCCCAGTGGTCCATCACCGCGAGGTCGCTGGTGAGGAGCATGGTCAGCTCGGGCAGCTGGAGGTCGTCGCGCTCGCCGGGGCCGATCTTCTCCAGGCGGCGCACGATGTCGTAGCCGAGGTAGCCGACCATGCCGCCGGTGAAGGGCGGCATGCCGTCCTGGTGGGGGGTGTGCAGGGCCTCGATGGTGGCGCGCAGGGCGGCGAGGGGGTCGCCGTCGACGGGGACGCCGACGGGCGGGGCGCCGAGCCAGTGGGCCTGGCCGTCCCTGGAGGTGAGGGTCGCGGCGGAGCGCACGCCCACGAACGAGTAGCGGGACCAGGAGCGGCCGTTCTCCGCGGACTCCAGCAGGAAGGTGCCGGGGCGCTCGGCGGCGAGCTTACGGTAGAGGGCGACCGGGGTGTCGCCGTCGGCGAGGAGCTTGCGCGTGACCGGGATGACGCGCCGGTCGGTGGCGAGCTTGCGGAAGGTCTCGAGGTCCATGGCGGCTGACCTTACTGATCCGGGGCGGACACGCCGGAACCGGCGTCCTTGAGCAGCACGTCGACGTCGAAGCAGGTGCGTGCGCCGGTGTGGCAGGCGGCGCCGACCTGGTCGACCTTGACCAGCACGGTGTCGGCGTCGCAGTCGAGCGCGACCGACTTGACCCACTGGAAGTGGCCGGAGGTGTCGCCCTTGACCCAGTACTCCTGGCGGCTGCGCGACCAGTACGTGCAGCGGCCGGTGGTCAGCGTGCGGTGCAGCGCCTCGTCGTCCATCCAGCCGAGCATCAGCACCTCACCGGTGTCGTACTGCTGGGCGATGGCGGGGACGAGCCCGTCGGCGGCGCGCTTGAGGCGGGCGGCGATCTCGGGGTCGAGGTTGCTGGGCGGGGGCGTGCTGGTCATGGTTGCCATTGTGCCGCGCGCCAATGACAGGTCTGGCGCGGTGTCCACTGTGCGGACCCGGTGTGCGGTCGTAGGCTGACGGCATGTCGACTTTCGCCAAGCGTGAACGACTTCTGCTCGCCGATCTTCTGGAGACCGCCGGTCCCGAGGCACCGACCCTGTGCGAGGGCTGGCAGACCCGGGACCTGGCGGCGCACGTGGCGGTGCGCGAGCGCCGCCCCGACGCCGCCGGGGGTCTGCTCATCAAGCAGCTCGCCTCCCGTCTGGACAAGGCGATGGGAGAGTTCACGGCCAAGCCGTACGAGGAACTGATCCAGCTGATCCGTACCGGCCCGCCGCGCTTCTCGCCCTTCTCCCTCAAGCAGATCGACGAGGCGTCCAACACGATCGAGTTCTACGTCCACACCGAGGACGTCCGCCGCGCGCAGCCCGACTGGACCCCGCGCGAGCTCGACCCGGTCTTCCAGGACGCGCTCTGGACGCGTCTGGAGCGCACCGCCCGCCTGATGGGCCGCAGCGCTCCCACGGGCCTCGTCCTGCGCCGCCCGGACGGCCAGACGGCGGTGGCGCACCGCGGTGCCCCGGTCGTGACGGTGACCGGCGAACCCTCGGAGCTTCTGCTGTTCCTGTACGGCCGGCACAACGCCGCGCAGGTGGAGGTGGACGGCGACAAGGACGCGATCGCCAAGCTGTACGAGGCGAAGGAGCTGGGGATCTAGGCGCTACTTCGGGAGCTCGGCGCGGCGCAGGTCCCTGGCGCACAGGGCCACGACCCCGCCGAGCCCGCAGACCGCCGCGCTGAC
Above is a window of Streptomyces sp. NBC_00490 DNA encoding:
- the hisI gene encoding phosphoribosyl-AMP cyclohydrolase, whose amino-acid sequence is MTSTPPPSNLDPEIAARLKRAADGLVPAIAQQYDTGEVLMLGWMDDEALHRTLTTGRCTYWSRSRQEYWVKGDTSGHFQWVKSVALDCDADTVLVKVDQVGAACHTGARTCFDVDVLLKDAGSGVSAPDQ
- a CDS encoding TIGR03085 family metal-binding protein translates to MSTFAKRERLLLADLLETAGPEAPTLCEGWQTRDLAAHVAVRERRPDAAGGLLIKQLASRLDKAMGEFTAKPYEELIQLIRTGPPRFSPFSLKQIDEASNTIEFYVHTEDVRRAQPDWTPRELDPVFQDALWTRLERTARLMGRSAPTGLVLRRPDGQTAVAHRGAPVVTVTGEPSELLLFLYGRHNAAQVEVDGDKDAIAKLYEAKELGI